One Campylobacter concisus DNA segment encodes these proteins:
- a CDS encoding PepSY-associated TM helix domain-containing protein, which translates to MFLKRGKIIFNIHLIIGLIAAIPLLIMTLMAPFASYRNEIKEAINDKYINLAASEKPNLSLSEILAKAKDKIKFDTLENVQIGGENKAYSISVTKDKKLLNFFIDPRTGEVISEDWGEKTRMIILSLHRNLGLALLDSKVPANIGKQIVAISSIIMALLAISGLILYAPAIKRNLLNSLKIKTNAKGYACFYNLHTSLGTYVAILLVVMSLTGLYWSYGWVRNSVNSIFFELKPSQAQRVMPQRNLIPISDEKFKEIETAEQIFKDNVTLELKSLTINVPENNQSTYTINYETSESQVGKLKLDASAGKIKENKLVSKAESIPEAKRAGRKVLSLHTGEMFGEIGQIVFAISCVIAVLLIITGFLMTIKRAKPYK; encoded by the coding sequence ATGTTTTTAAAAAGAGGAAAAATTATTTTCAACATCCACCTAATAATCGGTCTAATCGCTGCTATACCGCTACTTATCATGACGCTTATGGCACCATTTGCCTCATATAGAAACGAGATAAAAGAAGCCATAAACGACAAATATATAAATTTAGCGGCAAGCGAGAAGCCAAATTTAAGTCTAAGTGAGATCCTCGCCAAGGCAAAAGACAAGATCAAATTTGACACGCTTGAAAACGTGCAAATCGGCGGCGAAAACAAAGCTTATAGCATCAGCGTTACTAAAGACAAAAAGCTCTTAAATTTCTTCATCGATCCCCGCACCGGCGAGGTGATCAGCGAAGACTGGGGCGAGAAAACTCGCATGATAATACTAAGCCTACATAGAAATTTAGGCCTTGCTCTGCTTGATAGCAAAGTCCCAGCCAACATCGGCAAGCAAATAGTCGCCATTAGCTCCATCATCATGGCGCTTCTTGCCATCAGCGGCCTCATCCTCTACGCACCAGCAATCAAGCGAAATTTACTAAATTCGCTAAAGATCAAAACAAACGCCAAGGGCTACGCCTGCTTTTACAACCTCCACACGAGCCTTGGCACCTACGTGGCGATCCTGCTTGTCGTGATGTCGCTAACTGGTCTTTACTGGTCTTATGGCTGGGTCAGAAACAGCGTAAATAGCATATTTTTCGAGCTAAAACCAAGCCAAGCGCAAAGGGTAATGCCTCAAAGAAATTTAATCCCAATAAGCGATGAGAAATTTAAAGAGATCGAGACTGCGGAGCAAATTTTTAAAGACAATGTCACACTAGAGCTAAAATCACTCACGATAAATGTGCCTGAAAACAACCAAAGCACCTACACCATAAACTACGAAACTAGCGAGAGCCAAGTGGGCAAACTAAAGCTTGACGCGAGCGCTGGTAAGATCAAAGAAAACAAGCTTGTTAGCAAGGCTGAAAGCATCCCAGAGGCAAAAAGGGCTGGCCGCAAGGTGCTTAGCCTGCACACTGGAGAGATGTTTGGCGAGATCGGTCAGATCGTCTTTGCCATCTCTTGCGTGATCGCCGTTTTACTAATAATAACTGGCTTTTTGATGACCATAAAAAGGGCAAAGCCATATAAATAA
- a CDS encoding ribonucleotide-diphosphate reductase subunit beta — protein MNRKRIYNPSSNENLTDRRVFNGNPHGILNFTKAKYEWALKLWDLMEANTWFPKEVDTTDDVRDYAYNLTEAEKRMYDLVWSQLISMDSFQTNNLADNINPYITAPEINAVLSRQAYEEANHSKSYAVMVEAICDNTDLIYEMEKHDDVLREKNDYISSVYEELAGEVTDEKLLLAMVANQILEGIYFYSGFTAIYALARAGKMLGSAQMIRFIQRDEITHLLLFQNMINSVRKERPDLFTPETEAKIYDMFEKAGNLEIKWGKYITQNQIMGFTDDIIEQYIHYLIDQRLVAIGLKRKYNVAHPIKWVDDFAKFNDQKSNFFEAKVTNYSKGSISFDDF, from the coding sequence ATGAACAGAAAACGCATCTACAACCCAAGTTCAAATGAAAATTTGACCGACAGAAGAGTCTTTAACGGCAACCCACATGGGATTTTAAATTTCACCAAGGCAAAATACGAGTGGGCGTTAAAGCTCTGGGACCTCATGGAGGCAAATACCTGGTTTCCAAAAGAGGTCGATACCACAGACGACGTGCGCGACTACGCCTACAACCTCACAGAGGCTGAAAAACGTATGTACGACCTCGTCTGGAGCCAGCTCATCTCGATGGATAGCTTTCAGACAAACAACCTAGCAGATAACATCAACCCTTACATCACCGCACCAGAGATCAACGCCGTGCTAAGCCGCCAAGCCTACGAAGAGGCAAACCACAGTAAGTCTTACGCTGTCATGGTCGAGGCGATCTGTGATAATACCGACCTGATCTATGAGATGGAGAAGCACGACGATGTATTGCGTGAGAAAAATGACTACATCTCAAGCGTCTATGAGGAGCTTGCAGGCGAAGTGACTGATGAGAAGCTACTTCTTGCGATGGTGGCAAATCAAATTTTAGAGGGTATCTACTTTTACAGCGGCTTTACAGCGATCTACGCTCTAGCTCGCGCAGGCAAGATGCTAGGCTCAGCGCAGATGATCCGCTTTATCCAACGCGACGAGATCACGCACCTGCTTTTGTTTCAAAACATGATAAATTCAGTCCGCAAAGAGAGGCCTGACCTTTTCACGCCTGAGACTGAGGCGAAAATTTATGATATGTTTGAAAAAGCTGGAAATTTAGAGATAAAATGGGGCAAATATATCACCCAAAACCAAATAATGGGCTTTACAGACGACATCATCGAGCAGTACATCCACTATCTCATCGACCAACGCCTAGTTGCAATCGGTCTAAAACGCAAATATAACGTTGCTCACCCGATCAAATGGGTCGATGACTTTGCGAAATTTAACGACCAAAAGTCAAATTTCTTTGAAGCAAAGGTGACAAACTACAGTAAAGGAAGTATTAGCTTTGATGACTTTTAA
- a CDS encoding carbon-nitrogen hydrolase family protein: MSENLNLISLTLKAKSATERLEELANLVEAAPENSLLLASELCISGYDFDGFFTGANKAMLGGMIGSFDAMLLERLQEALSPDKFLGFTHLTSLNKSAGLAQISNLNPHQPKIYNEFLLLNSNNVFHSQFKAELFRPNLEHEIFTAGDVDEINAFDFRGLKLGVLICFELRDSTLWAKLKGCDIIMVPAMWGKAREDAYLSLCKALAIANNCYVMISSSLDLEITGVFLPDGILEQSAVFDANLIAQIKKNLGLL, translated from the coding sequence ATGAGCGAAAATTTAAACCTGATAAGCCTAACTTTAAAGGCAAAAAGTGCTACCGAGCGGCTAGAAGAGCTTGCAAATTTAGTTGAAGCAGCACCTGAAAATTCACTCCTGCTTGCAAGCGAGCTTTGCATCAGCGGATATGACTTTGACGGCTTTTTTACTGGGGCGAACAAAGCGATGCTTGGTGGCATGATAGGTAGCTTTGATGCGATGCTGCTTGAACGCTTGCAAGAGGCACTTAGTCCAGATAAATTTCTTGGTTTTACGCACCTTACTAGCCTAAACAAAAGCGCAGGGCTCGCTCAAATTTCAAATCTAAATCCGCACCAACCAAAAATTTATAACGAATTTTTACTTCTTAACTCAAATAACGTCTTTCATTCGCAGTTTAAAGCCGAACTTTTTAGGCCAAATTTGGAGCATGAAATTTTTACTGCCGGCGATGTGGACGAGATAAATGCCTTTGATTTTAGAGGGCTAAAGCTTGGCGTGCTAATCTGTTTTGAACTACGCGATAGCACACTTTGGGCAAAGCTAAAAGGATGTGACATCATCATGGTACCAGCCATGTGGGGTAAGGCTAGAGAGGATGCTTATCTTAGCCTTTGCAAGGCTCTAGCTATCGCAAACAACTGCTACGTCATGATCTCAAGCTCGCTAGATCTTGAGATCACTGGGGTCTTTTTGCCAGATGGCATTCTAGAGCAAAGTGCGGTTTTTGACGCAAATTTGATCGCACAGATAAAGAAAAATTTAGGGCTTTTATAA
- a CDS encoding protein-L-isoaspartate(D-aspartate) O-methyltransferase, translated as MTQLEAIKCQNLASDIADEITLSPLLFDTIATTEREIFVPITAHAYKLDAQPILGNQWISSPLTVAKMTMALECENTDNILEIGCGSGYQAAILSKLAHRIFSVERIEKLAMEAKKRFEALKIKNVHVRYDDGNNGWRSYAPFDRILLSAAADEISPNLFKQLKNGGILVAPMKKDGKQFIAKFKKDKDGNLEKEYLDECLFVPLLEGRE; from the coding sequence TTGACCCAACTAGAAGCGATAAAATGCCAAAATTTAGCTAGCGATATAGCCGACGAGATCACGCTAAGTCCGCTTTTGTTCGATACGATAGCTACCACTGAGCGCGAAATTTTTGTACCAATCACTGCACATGCTTATAAACTTGACGCTCAGCCAATACTGGGCAATCAATGGATCAGCTCACCGCTAACCGTTGCAAAAATGACGATGGCACTAGAGTGCGAAAATACGGACAACATCCTAGAGATAGGCTGCGGTAGTGGCTATCAAGCAGCTATTTTAAGCAAACTTGCACATAGAATTTTTAGCGTCGAGCGAATAGAGAAACTAGCCATGGAGGCGAAAAAACGCTTCGAGGCACTAAAAATAAAAAACGTACATGTAAGATATGATGATGGCAACAATGGCTGGCGAAGCTACGCACCATTTGATCGTATCTTGCTCTCGGCAGCTGCTGATGAGATCTCGCCAAATTTATTTAAGCAGCTTAAAAATGGTGGAATTTTAGTAGCTCCAATGAAGAAGGATGGCAAGCAATTTATCGCTAAATTTAAAAAAGATAAAGATGGAAATCTAGAAAAAGAGTACTTGGATGAGTGCCTTTTTGTGCCACTTCTTGAAGGTAGAGAGTAG